From Coffea arabica cultivar ET-39 chromosome 2e, Coffea Arabica ET-39 HiFi, whole genome shotgun sequence, the proteins below share one genomic window:
- the LOC113732350 gene encoding putative disease resistance RPP13-like protein 1 — MALIEVFLGAIIKVVFDKLASVDLKKFARSEGLDTQLKRWIQVLSLIQAVLDDAEDKQNMRIAVKHWLDDHQDLAYDMDDVIDEFSTEACRRKLMEAQGSTSKVRKVKIPSCCTSFSVKDYKFNRKMTPKVDEITRRLESLKEQIKILHLVETVAKRPNKTRDRLPSTSLVESYVYGRENDKEELLKLLLSNESSDDQVVVIPIVGMGGVGKTTLAQMVYNDDRVNEFFDSKAWACVSDDFDIFGVTKTILRAITSGGCDYEDLNMVQVKLSEALTRKRFLIVLDDVWNEKYEDWDILRRPFLVGSSGSKIIVTTRHHRVASVMSSTAGYSLKELTDDESLCLLARHALGRTNFDRYPNLEGIGRSIVRKCKNLPLAVKTLGGLLRARSTPDEWTDILNSEIWEIKEDQSDILPALRLSYYHLPAHLKPCFAYCSIFPKDYEFDKYELVLLWMAEGFLEESKASDLMEDIGDNYFKELLMRSFFQQSSSNSSRFVMHDLINDLARYVAGDFCSRLTDDLEENIKCTILDKVRYASFTSSWYEASQKFKTLQKAKHLRSFLPLPIFAEDGSDEFYIAKKVIAELLPELRYSRVLSFGGYAISELPDSISELIHLRYLNLSGTRLKLLPESMSNLCNLQTLRLGNCRELINLPVGIRKLINLRHLENSNTSQLHEMPSGIDQLTSLQTLSKVVVSKHGAFRLKDLGNLSLLAGSLAILELQNVTNVQEARDANLKDKRDLDKIVLAWNSEYDDSLSKVLQQDLLEALRPHTNLTSLEIEFYKGDKFSSWVGDYSFTKLVKVSLRGCTHCKCLPSLGQLPALKDLSIQSMLEVKAVGTELCGKDCSWEFSFPSLESLTFDDMPEWEEWTCLSSAGENECHFPLLRKLCISRCPKLKSIPVLHLPSLSELKLDECSVGIAKCFYNLTSLNKLEFWQIIGLASLEDVFMQFPSGLEDIALRSCHQLKNLWGSSTTRVLPMLKYLTIESCSALQSLPTLSGLNRLRISFCSALSCLPMDKLLLPQLRHLEIFDCHKLNLTPEIVIEDTSTSIEGLQIFGCPCLNLRTMLGSVYSFASLRSLDIRDCDYHLDQLPTPNLERLYLCRCKNVSYLPSGLGRLRSLQLSFCSSPLLFPQGDFPPSLEGLYIEGGENLQLKPLSEWGLNRLTSLERFRIRGGYPELESFSGSGDDGFALLPPTLRSVDIGDLPNLKSLSTLLRGLTALKGLRIFGCPKLGSLPKESLRNQLKLLRIDTCPLLEKRCLMDRDYWRVIEDIPCVGIGSDLQRVYTCLCIYFSF; from the coding sequence ATGGCACTGATAGAAGTCTTTCTTGGTGCAATCATCAAGGTGGTATTTGACAAGCTTGCTTCTGTCGATTTGAAGAAATTTGCACGCTCAGAAGGCTTAGATACTCAGCTGAAACGATGGATCCAAGTGCTATCCCTGATTCAGGCAGTGCTTGATGATGCAGAGGACAAGCAGAATATGAGGATTGCTGTGAAGCACTGGCTAGATGATCATCAGGATTTGGCATATGATATGGATGATGTGATCGACGAATTCTCCACAGAAGCTTGTCGAAGAAAGTTGATGGAAGCTCAAGGCTCTACTAGCAAGGTAAGAAAGGTTAAAATCCCTTCCTGTTGTACAAGTTTTTCTGTTAAAGATTATAAGTTCAACAGAAAAATGACTCCCAAGGTGGATGAAATAACTAGAAGATTGGAGAGCCTGAAAGAACAAATCAAAATCCTCCATTTGGTAGAGACTGTAGCAAAGAGGCCGAACAAAACTAGGGATAGATTGCCATCAACTTCCTTAGTGGAGTCTTATGTTTATGGTCGAGAGAATGACAAAGAAGAGCTGCTGAAATTGCTCCTTTCAAATGAATCGAGCGATGATCAAGTGGTTGTGATACCAATTGTTGGCATGGGAGGGGTTGGTAAAACAACTCTTGCTCAAATGGTGTACAATGATGACAGAGTCAACGAATTTTTCGATTCCAAGGCTTGGGCTTGTGTTTCAGATGATTTTGACATTTTTGGGGTAACAAAGACAATCCTCAGAGCAATCACATCAGGTGGCTGTGATTATGAGGATCTGAATATGGTTCAAGTGAAACTGAGTGAGGCCTTGACCAGGAAGAGGTTTCTAATTGTTTTAGATGATGTTTGGAATGAAAAATATGAGGACTGGGACATCCTGCGCCGCCCATTTCTAGTTGGTTCATCTGGGAGCAAGATAATTGTCACCACTCGGCATCATAGGGTGGCATCAGTAATGTCTTCCACTGCTGGATATAGTCTGAAGGAGTTGACAGATGATGAAAGCTTATGCTTACTGGCAAGACATGCACTGGGAAGGACAAATTTTGACAGGTACCCCAATCTAGAAGGCATTGGTAGGAGTATTGTAAGGAAATGTAAGAACTTGCCCCTGGCCGTGAAGACTCTTGGAGGGCTGTTGCGTGCTAGATCGACCCCAGATGAATGGACGGATATACTGAACAGTGAGATATGGGAAATAAAAGAGGATCAAAGTGATATTCTTCCAGCACTGAGATTAAGCTATTATCATCTTCCTGCCCATCTAAAACCGTGCTTTGCTTACTGCTCCATATTTCCCAAGGACTATGAGTTTGACAAATATGAGCTAGTATTGCTCTGGATGGCAGAGGGTTTTCTCGAGGAATCAAAAGCAAGTGATCTTATGGAGGACATAGGGGACAATTATTTTAAGGAGCTACTAATGAGGTCCTTCTTCCAGCAGTCAAGTTCCAATAGTTCACGTTTTGTGATGCATGACCTTATTAACGATCTAGCCAGATATGTTGCCGGAGATTTTTGTTCAAGACTGACAGACGACTTGGAAGAGAACATCAAATGCACGATCCTTGACAAGGTTAGGTACGCATCATTCACAAGTTCATGGTATGAAGCTTCACAAAAGTTTAAAACTCTTCAGAAAGCAAAACATTTGCGGAGTTTCCTACCATTGCCCATTTTTGCCGAGGATGGCAGCGACGAGTTTTACATCGCTAAAAAGGTCATAGCAGAACTTTTGCCGGAATTGCGATACTCAAGGGTGCTATCATTCGGTGGCTATGCTATCTCTGAACTTCCAGATTCCATCAGTGAATTAATACATCTAAGGTACCTGAATTTGTCTGGTACTCGGTTGAAATTGTTGCCTGAATCAATGAGTAATCTTTGCAATTTACAAACACTACGTTTGGGCAACTGCAGGGAGCTGATTAACTTACCAGTAGGTATTAGAAAATTAATTAACCTGCGCCATCTTGAAAATTCCAATACTAGTCAATTGCATGAGATGCCTTCAGGGATTGATCAGTTGACGAGCTTGCAGACACTATCCAAAGTGGTTGTGAGCAAACATGGTGCGTTCAGGCTGAAAGACTTGGGGAACTTGTCCTTACTGGCAGGGTCACTCGCCATTTTGGAGTTGCAAAATGTTACGAATGTTCAAGAAGCACGGGATGCCAATTTGAAGGACAAGAGGGACCTTGATAAAATAGTATTGGCATGGAATAGTGAATATGATGATTCTCTGAGTAAAGTTCTTCAACAAGATTTGCTTGAGGCGCTACGACCACACACAAACCTAACGAGTCTTGAAATTGAGTTCTATAAGGGAGACAAATTCTCCTCCTGGGTGGGGGATTATTCATTTACTAAATTAGTAAAAGTAAGCCTTAGAGGTTGTACACACTGCAAGTGTTTACCATCACTCGGGCAATTGCCTGCGCTCAAGGATTTGAGCATTCAAAGCATGCTTGAGGTGAAGGCAGTAGGTACCGAGTTATGTGGCAAAGATTGCTCTTGGGAATTTTCCTTTCCATCGCTCGAAAGTCTAACATTTGATGACATGCCAGAATGGGAGGAATGGACTTGCTTAAGTTCAGCAGGAGAGAACGAATGCCACTTCCCTCTGCTCCGAAAGCTCTGTATAAGTAGATGCCCAAAGTTGAAAAGCATTCCTGTTTTGCATCTTCCTTCACTTTCTGAACTAAAGTTAGATGAGTGCTCGGTGGGAATTGCAAAATGTTTTTACAATTTGACCTCATTAAACAAATTGGAGTTTTGGCAGATTATAGGCCTTGCATCCCTCGAGGATGTGTTCATGCAGTTTCCATCAGGCCTTGAAGATATCGCATTACGCAGCTGCCATCAACTGAAGAATTTGTGGGGCTCAAGTACTACACGTGTCTTACCTATGCTTAAATATCTTACGATAGAAAGTTGCAGTGCTCTCCAGTCTTTGCCTACATTATCTGGTCTTAACAGATTGCGAATAAGCTTTTGCTCTGCCCTCAGTTGCTTGCCAATGGACAAGTTGCTCCTCCCTCAGCTTAGGCATCTTGAGATCTTTGATTGCCATAAACTGAACCTTACTCCGGAGATTGTCATAGAGGACACCAGCACATCGATTGAGGGACTGCAAATCTTTGGCTGCCCATGTCTGAATTTGAGAACAATGCTTGGTTCAGTCTACAGTTTTGCAAGTCTCCGGTCTTTGGATATTAGGGATTGTGATTATCATCTGGATCAATTGCCCACTCCAAATTTGGAACGTCTTTACTTGTGCAGATGCAAAAATGTTAGTTACTTGCCCAGTGGGTTGGGAAGACTAAGATCTCTGCAGTTGTCTTTTTGTTCAAGTCCTTTGTTATTTCCACAGGGAGATTTTCCTCCCAGTCTGGAGGGTCTTTACATAGAGGGAGGAGAAAACTTACAGCTGAAGCCACTGTCAGAATGGGGACTCAACAGACTCACGTCTCTTGAAAGGTTCCGCATCCGCGGTGGATATCCAGAGCTGGAATCATTTTCTGGTAGCGGTGATGATGGATTCGCTTTGCTTCCTCCAACTCTCAGGTCCGTCGACATTGGTGACTTACCAAATCTGAAATCGCTCTCCACGCTCTTGCGAGGTCTTACAGCTCTTAAAGGTCTGCGTATCTTTGGCTGCCCCAAGCTTGGATCCCTACCAAAGGAATCGCTGCGTAATCAGCTTAAACTTCTCAGAATTGATACATGCCCACTTCTCGAGAAAAGGTGTTTGATGGATAGAGACTACTGGCGCGTGATTGAAGACATTCCCTGTGTGGGAATAGGCAGTGATCTACAGCGGGTATATACGTgtctatgtatatatttttctttttag